In the genome of Luteitalea pratensis, the window GGCAAGCTGATCGGCCACCACGAAACGCCGGGCGACCCCTGCCCGCAGACGCCGCGGCCAGGCGCTGCCGCAGCCACGCCAGCCACTCCGCGTCCCACGCCGCCACCGCAGACCGTCAACTGGGTCGGCGTCCGGCAGCCCACCTTCCCTCCCTCCAATGCCAACGGCAAGCACGCCTACGGCACGCCGGTCGTCATCGTCGGGACAGGAGTCGGCAAGGACGTGTGGGAAGGGCTTGGCACCGACCCGGGAGACACCTGCGTCGACCGCTGGACGATGGCCGATGGCGTGATGAGCAACGGCGTGCCGGAGCGCGGTGAACGTTCGACGTGCAATCCGCACACGAAGCAGAAATTCAAGGACTTCAAGATCAACGCGGAGTTCAACCTCGGTGCAGGGCAGAACAGCGGGCTCTACCTGCGTGGCCGCTACGAACTGCAGCTTGCGCTCGAGGCGACGCCTGGTCGTGTCGCGTCCTACCCGGGTCAACTGATGGACATCTACGGCTGGAAGCGCGCTGACGTCTACGCCGGCGGCCCGCCGGACTCCTGGCAGATCCTCGAAGCCGTCGTCGTCGGCAACCACGTGACCGCCACGCTCAACGGCAAG includes:
- a CDS encoding 3-keto-disaccharide hydrolase, producing MRVSVRSSSLVLGAVAVAGVVALSAQQNPYVGRWNITGTGADARKVYFLEVKEVGGKLEGLFLDRGGHATPVSWIKVENGELQWQYGGGAETLPKPACGPLYRAKLEGGKLIGHHETPGDPCPQTPRPGAAAATPATPRPTPPPQTVNWVGVRQPTFPPSNANGKHAYGTPVVIVGTGVGKDVWEGLGTDPGDTCVDRWTMADGVMSNGVPERGERSTCNPHTKQKFKDFKINAEFNLGAGQNSGLYLRGRYELQLALEATPGRVASYPGQLMDIYGWKRADVYAGGPPDSWQILEAVVVGNHVTATLNGKKVHDNALLPAVTGGAMDADELAPGPIMIQGDHSKVSFRKLVITPITTPGT